A genomic window from Polaribacter gangjinensis includes:
- the ilvB gene encoding biosynthetic-type acetolactate synthase large subunit, giving the protein MEIQTITKIQETIQTTERISGSEAIVRCLIEEGVDIIYGYPGGAIMPVYDELYKYQDKIHHVLTRHEQGATHAAQGYARISGKVGVAIATSGPGATNLITGIADAQIDSTPMVCITGQVASHLLGSDAFQETDIVGISTPITKWNCQVTKAEDIPSVLAKAFYIAKSGRPGPVLVDITKDAQFSEFDFLYKKCTKVRSYNPLPKTDFQTVEAAAKLINAAKKPLIVWGQGVILSKAENQLKALVEKAGIPAAWTILGASAIPTSHPLNVGMVGMHGNYAPNMLTNECDVLIAIGMRFDDRVTGNLATYAKQAKVIHFEIDPAEVDKNVKTDIAVLGDAKESLELLLPLIHVNSHEDWHQKFKDLYAIEYEKVIKNDLYPTKEGLTMGEVLKEINIQSNGNAAIVTDVGQHQMIACRYADFNITKSNITSGGLGTMGFGLPAAIGAKMAAPDREVVSISGDGGYQMTIQELGTIFQQKAAVKIVVLNNDFLGMVRQWQQLFFDKRYASTEMVNPNFVAIAEGYYIKGKKVTKREELAPAVAEMMASKDAYFLEVCVEKEDNVFPMIPSGASVSDIRLE; this is encoded by the coding sequence ATGGAAATACAAACCATAACAAAAATTCAAGAAACAATACAAACCACTGAGCGTATTTCAGGTTCAGAGGCAATTGTTCGTTGTTTAATTGAAGAAGGAGTTGACATTATTTATGGATATCCAGGAGGAGCAATCATGCCAGTGTATGACGAATTGTACAAATATCAAGATAAAATCCATCATGTGTTAACGCGTCATGAGCAAGGAGCTACTCATGCTGCTCAAGGCTATGCACGAATTTCTGGAAAAGTTGGAGTTGCTATTGCAACTTCTGGTCCAGGTGCAACCAATTTAATCACAGGAATTGCAGATGCGCAAATCGATTCTACACCTATGGTTTGTATTACAGGTCAAGTTGCTTCGCATTTGTTAGGTAGTGATGCTTTTCAAGAAACGGATATTGTCGGAATTTCAACTCCAATTACCAAATGGAATTGCCAAGTAACTAAAGCTGAAGATATTCCAAGTGTTTTGGCAAAAGCATTTTACATCGCCAAAAGTGGCAGACCAGGACCAGTTTTGGTAGATATTACAAAAGATGCTCAGTTTAGTGAATTCGATTTTTTGTATAAAAAATGTACCAAAGTTCGCAGTTACAATCCTTTACCAAAAACAGATTTTCAAACAGTTGAAGCAGCAGCAAAATTAATCAATGCTGCTAAAAAACCATTGATTGTTTGGGGACAAGGAGTTATTTTGAGTAAGGCAGAAAATCAATTAAAAGCTTTGGTTGAAAAAGCAGGAATTCCTGCAGCTTGGACAATTTTAGGAGCTTCTGCAATTCCAACTTCTCATCCATTAAACGTTGGTATGGTTGGCATGCATGGAAATTATGCGCCAAATATGTTAACAAACGAATGTGATGTTTTGATTGCTATTGGAATGCGTTTCGACGACAGAGTTACTGGAAATTTAGCAACCTATGCAAAGCAAGCTAAAGTGATTCATTTTGAAATTGATCCTGCTGAGGTGGATAAAAATGTAAAAACGGATATTGCTGTTTTGGGAGATGCCAAGGAGAGTTTAGAATTATTATTGCCTTTGATTCATGTAAATTCTCATGAAGATTGGCATCAAAAATTCAAAGATTTATATGCCATTGAATATGAAAAAGTCATCAAAAATGATTTGTATCCAACAAAAGAAGGCTTAACAATGGGAGAAGTGTTGAAAGAAATCAATATCCAAAGTAATGGAAATGCCGCCATTGTTACTGATGTTGGTCAACATCAAATGATTGCTTGCAGATATGCTGATTTTAACATCACAAAAAGCAACATTACTTCTGGCGGATTAGGAACTATGGGTTTTGGATTGCCAGCAGCCATTGGCGCAAAAATGGCAGCTCCAGATCGTGAAGTTGTTTCTATTTCTGGTGATGGAGGATATCAAATGACGATTCAAGAATTGGGAACTATTTTTCAGCAAAAAGCGGCTGTGAAAATTGTGGTTTTGAACAACGATTTTTTAGGAATGGTGCGTCAATGGCAACAATTATTTTTTGACAAAAGATATGCATCTACAGAAATGGTGAATCCAAATTTTGTAGCAATTGCTGAAGGCTATTACATCAAAGGAAAAAAAGTTACCAAACGCGAAGAATTAGCACCTGCAGTTGCAGAAATGATGGCAAGTAAAGATGCATATTTTCTAGAAGTTTGTGTGGAAAAAGAAGACAATGTTTTTCCTATGATTCCTTCTGGAGCAAGTGTTTCTGATATACGTTTGGAGTAA
- the ilvN gene encoding acetolactate synthase small subunit — protein sequence MNTEKQLYTVSIYTENNIGLLNRISAIFQRRHINIESLNTSPSEIDGVSRFTIVVYMDEVGMKKIIGQIDKQVEVIKAFYHTEEETIYQVSGLFKIKSDLLFEERQIQNIIKESNARIVTVNKVFFVLEKSGKREELKDLYEKLSVFGIMQYTRSGRIAVTKDEMKISKMLQAFNNN from the coding sequence ATGAACACAGAAAAACAACTATATACAGTTTCCATTTACACGGAAAATAACATTGGATTGTTGAACCGAATTTCAGCAATTTTCCAACGAAGACATATCAATATTGAGAGTTTAAATACGTCTCCATCTGAAATTGATGGCGTTTCAAGATTTACCATTGTTGTTTATATGGATGAAGTTGGGATGAAAAAAATCATCGGTCAAATAGACAAACAGGTTGAGGTAATCAAAGCGTTTTATCATACAGAAGAAGAAACGATTTATCAAGTTTCGGGGTTGTTTAAAATCAAATCCGATTTATTGTTTGAAGAACGCCAAATTCAAAATATCATCAAAGAAAGCAATGCACGAATTGTTACCGTAAACAAAGTGTTTTTTGTACTTGAAAAATCAGGAAAAAGAGAAGAATTAAAAGATTTATACGAAAAACTAAGTGTTTTTGGCATCATGCAATACACACGTTCTGGACGAATTGCAGTGACTAAAGACGAAATGAAAATATCAAAAATGCTACAAGCATTCAACAACAATTAA
- the ilvC gene encoding ketol-acid reductoisomerase, with translation MSNYFNTLTLRQKLEQLGKCRFMDASEFEDGVNALLGKKIVIVGCGAQGLNQGLNMRDSGLDISYALRQVAIDQKRDSFVNASSNGFKVGTYEELLPTADLVINLTPDKQHTSVVNAVMPLMKKGATLSYSHGFNIVEEGMQIRKDLTVIMVAPKSPGSEVREEYKRGFGVPTLIAVHPENDPEQKGWAQAKAYAVATGGHKAGVLASSFVAEVKSDLMGEQTILCGLLQTGAILSFDKMVAEGIDASYAAKLIQYGWETVTEALKHGGITNMMDRLSNPAKIKAFELSEELKTIMRPLFQKHMDDIMTGHFSKTMMEDWANDDKNLLTWRAATGETAFEKQTITTREIPEQEYFDHGTLLVAFVRAGVELAFESMTESGIIDASAYYESLHETPLIANTIARKKLYEMNRVISDTAEYGCYLFDHACKPLLADFMKKVSTDVIGKKFTNDNGVDNQQLIAVNKAIRNHPVEKIGATLRASMTAMKVVKTA, from the coding sequence ATGTCAAATTATTTTAACACATTAACTTTAAGACAAAAATTAGAACAACTAGGAAAATGCCGTTTTATGGATGCTTCAGAATTTGAAGATGGTGTAAACGCATTGCTTGGAAAAAAAATAGTCATTGTAGGTTGTGGCGCACAAGGGTTAAATCAAGGTTTGAATATGAGAGATTCTGGCTTGGATATTTCATACGCACTAAGACAAGTTGCCATTGACCAAAAAAGAGATTCTTTCGTAAACGCTTCTTCAAATGGATTTAAAGTAGGAACGTATGAAGAATTATTGCCAACAGCTGATTTAGTAATTAATTTAACGCCTGATAAACAACATACTAGCGTAGTAAATGCAGTCATGCCTTTGATGAAAAAAGGAGCTACGTTAAGCTATTCTCATGGCTTTAATATTGTTGAAGAAGGTATGCAAATCAGAAAGGATTTAACCGTAATTATGGTTGCTCCAAAATCTCCAGGATCTGAAGTTCGTGAAGAATACAAGCGTGGTTTTGGTGTGCCAACATTGATTGCTGTACATCCTGAAAATGATCCAGAACAAAAAGGTTGGGCGCAAGCAAAAGCCTATGCAGTAGCAACTGGAGGCCATAAAGCTGGCGTTTTAGCATCATCTTTTGTGGCAGAAGTAAAATCTGATTTAATGGGCGAACAAACCATTTTATGTGGATTATTACAAACTGGCGCAATCTTATCTTTTGACAAAATGGTGGCTGAAGGAATTGACGCAAGTTACGCAGCAAAACTAATTCAATATGGTTGGGAAACTGTAACTGAAGCTTTAAAACATGGAGGAATAACCAATATGATGGACAGATTGTCAAATCCTGCAAAAATAAAAGCATTCGAACTTTCGGAAGAATTAAAAACCATCATGCGTCCGTTATTTCAAAAACACATGGATGATATCATGACAGGTCATTTTTCAAAAACCATGATGGAAGATTGGGCAAATGATGATAAAAACTTATTAACTTGGAGAGCTGCAACTGGCGAAACTGCGTTTGAAAAACAAACCATCACCACACGAGAAATTCCAGAACAAGAATATTTTGATCACGGAACTTTGTTGGTTGCATTTGTGAGAGCAGGAGTTGAATTGGCATTTGAATCTATGACAGAATCTGGAATTATTGATGCTTCTGCATATTACGAATCCTTGCATGAAACTCCGTTAATTGCCAATACAATTGCACGTAAAAAATTATACGAAATGAATCGCGTAATTTCTGATACTGCAGAATATGGTTGTTATTTATTTGATCACGCTTGCAAACCTTTGTTAGCAGATTTCATGAAAAAAGTTTCAACAGATGTGATTGGAAAAAAATTCACCAATGATAATGGTGTTGATAATCAGCAATTAATTGCAGTAAATAAAGCGATTAGAAATCATCCAGTAGAAAAAATTGGGGCAACTTTAAGAGCGTCAATGACTGCAATGAAAGTAGTAAAAACAGCCTAA
- a CDS encoding NADP-dependent glyceraldehyde-3-phosphate dehydrogenase, whose product MEITFKEIPNEFKIDALLHQNTYLVDGILKEWKGKTANVFSTISSTKEYQPTLLGTVPDLGENEALEALHAAEKAYDRGQGLWPTMKVADRIAAMEKFVSQMKTKREEIVKLLMWEIGKTLPDSQKEFDRTVEYIYDTIEDYKKMDRTSAKFEKNAGVYAHIRRGPLGVVLCLGPYNYPLNETFALLIPALIMGNTAIFKPAKHGVLLLSPLLEAFRNSFPAGVVNIIYGRGRTLATPIMETGKVDVLALIGNSKSANAIQGNHPNKNRLRLVLGLEAKNPAIVLPDADLDLAISECIVGTTSFNGQRCTALKVVYVHEDIVAEFNKRFAAKVDALKFGNPWENGVQLTPLPEPEKPAYIQELIDDATKKGAKIINENGGKTTENYIFPAVLYPVSKNMRVFEEEQFGPVIPVLSFSDIQEPLNDMAESNYGQQVSVFGSDVKTLAPLIDTLVNLVCRVNLNSSCQRGPDVYPFTGRKDSAVATLSVYDALRSFSIRTFVASKDSAYNNAILQQLLDTKSSNFINTDYIL is encoded by the coding sequence ATGGAAATTACATTTAAAGAAATTCCTAATGAGTTTAAAATTGATGCTTTATTGCATCAAAATACCTATTTAGTTGATGGCATTTTAAAAGAATGGAAAGGGAAAACAGCCAATGTTTTTTCAACAATATCTTCTACAAAAGAATATCAACCAACATTGTTAGGAACGGTTCCTGATTTGGGTGAAAATGAAGCTTTAGAAGCTTTGCATGCAGCTGAAAAAGCCTATGATCGTGGACAAGGTTTGTGGCCAACAATGAAAGTTGCTGACAGAATTGCAGCTATGGAAAAGTTCGTTTCGCAAATGAAAACCAAACGTGAGGAAATAGTAAAACTATTGATGTGGGAAATTGGAAAAACTTTACCAGATTCGCAAAAAGAGTTTGACAGAACTGTAGAATACATTTACGATACCATTGAAGATTATAAAAAAATGGACAGAACTTCTGCCAAGTTTGAAAAAAATGCAGGAGTGTATGCACACATCAGACGTGGACCTTTAGGAGTTGTATTGTGTTTAGGGCCTTATAATTATCCATTAAATGAGACTTTTGCGTTGTTAATTCCCGCTTTAATCATGGGAAATACAGCCATTTTTAAACCTGCAAAACACGGAGTTTTATTATTGTCACCTTTGTTAGAAGCATTTCGAAATAGTTTTCCTGCTGGTGTTGTAAACATCATTTATGGTCGAGGAAGAACGCTAGCAACACCAATTATGGAAACTGGAAAAGTAGATGTGTTGGCTTTGATTGGAAATAGCAAATCTGCAAATGCAATTCAAGGAAATCATCCCAATAAAAATAGGTTGCGTTTGGTGTTGGGTTTAGAAGCAAAAAATCCTGCTATAGTTTTACCAGATGCTGATTTAGATTTGGCAATTAGCGAATGTATTGTTGGCACAACTTCTTTCAACGGTCAACGTTGTACGGCTTTAAAAGTGGTGTACGTTCATGAAGATATTGTGGCTGAATTCAACAAGCGTTTTGCGGCTAAAGTTGATGCTTTAAAATTTGGAAATCCTTGGGAAAATGGAGTACAATTAACGCCTTTACCTGAACCAGAAAAACCAGCTTATATTCAAGAATTGATTGATGACGCTACCAAAAAAGGTGCAAAAATAATCAATGAAAATGGTGGAAAAACTACCGAAAATTATATTTTTCCAGCGGTTTTATATCCTGTTTCTAAAAACATGCGCGTTTTTGAAGAAGAGCAATTTGGACCTGTAATTCCTGTGCTTTCTTTCAGTGATATTCAGGAACCTTTGAACGATATGGCTGAATCTAATTACGGTCAGCAAGTAAGTGTTTTTGGTAGTGATGTAAAAACTTTAGCACCATTAATTGATACCTTAGTGAATTTAGTTTGTAGAGTAAATTTAAACAGTTCTTGTCAAAGAGGTCCAGACGTTTATCCATTTACAGGACGAAAAGATTCAGCTGTGGCAACCTTAAGTGTGTATGATGCATTGCGTTCTTTTTCAATCAGAACCTTTGTTGCATCTAAAGATTCTGCATATAATAATGCTATTTTACAACAATTATTAGATACAAAATCATCGAATTTTATCAATACTGATTATATTTTGTAA
- a CDS encoding MCP four helix bundle domain-containing protein, with translation MNFYDKIKWVLGILMVFVLIITTNLLDRNNFVRVKDSVVSIYEDRLIANDLIFEISNSIKQKEIAIVTSNADFFKVANESENNNIEFSIERYEKTKLTPEERTVFDQFKANFDKLKTKESQFVQNGMEDKSNLLKLLFEIDENLHDLNKIQLNEGRRQMSISQKAIDTVELFTQIEIYLLVFLAIVVQVIVMYNPKKEKSK, from the coding sequence ATGAATTTTTACGATAAAATAAAATGGGTTTTAGGAATTTTGATGGTTTTTGTTCTTATTATCACCACCAATCTTTTAGATAGAAATAATTTTGTTAGAGTTAAAGATTCTGTAGTTTCAATTTATGAAGATAGATTGATTGCCAATGATTTGATTTTTGAGATTTCAAACTCCATTAAACAGAAAGAAATTGCAATTGTTACTTCAAATGCTGATTTTTTTAAGGTAGCAAACGAATCAGAAAATAATAATATCGAATTTTCAATTGAAAGATATGAAAAAACCAAACTGACTCCAGAAGAGCGAACTGTTTTTGACCAATTTAAAGCAAATTTCGATAAACTTAAAACTAAAGAAAGTCAATTCGTTCAGAATGGAATGGAGGATAAAAGCAATTTGTTAAAATTACTTTTTGAAATTGATGAAAATTTACACGATTTAAATAAAATCCAGTTAAATGAAGGAAGAAGACAAATGTCTATTAGCCAAAAAGCCATTGATACTGTCGAATTATTTACACAAATTGAAATTTATTTATTGGTGTTTTTAGCAATTGTTGTTCAAGTAATTGTGATGTATAATCCTAAAAAAGAGAAATCAAAATGA
- a CDS encoding universal stress protein, with the protein MKTILVPIDFSKSSEFACKMAAKIAKKSESSVYLLHIIELPSGMADMGSRSNFSIPESMLYLRKIKERIIDFKERFFSENQEVHHLIRFQNPFEGILACADKINADLIIMGSKGHSDFEEILIGSNTEKVVRKSTIPVLVVKKDNDNIEFKNVVFASSFKNEDKKDVLRKLLEIALIFESTIHLLKVTTPSNFESTFEATQKIKEFVTEFELPKHSISIYNDVSVEKGILNFSREINADLIALSTHGRSGLSHLFSASVTKNLSKSGLKPMLTIRV; encoded by the coding sequence ATGAAAACAATTTTAGTTCCTATTGATTTTTCAAAATCGTCAGAATTTGCTTGTAAAATGGCTGCGAAAATTGCCAAAAAATCTGAAAGTTCAGTGTATCTTTTACACATCATAGAATTGCCATCTGGCATGGCAGATATGGGTTCAAGAAGCAATTTTAGCATTCCTGAAAGCATGTTGTACTTGCGTAAAATTAAAGAACGTATTATTGATTTTAAGGAACGATTTTTCTCAGAAAACCAAGAAGTACATCATTTGATTCGCTTTCAAAATCCGTTTGAGGGAATTTTAGCTTGTGCTGATAAAATAAATGCCGATTTGATTATTATGGGTTCTAAAGGGCATTCTGATTTTGAGGAAATTTTGATTGGTTCTAATACTGAAAAAGTAGTTCGAAAATCCACAATACCTGTGCTAGTTGTAAAAAAAGACAATGATAATATTGAATTTAAGAACGTTGTTTTTGCATCGAGTTTTAAAAACGAAGACAAAAAAGATGTGCTAAGAAAACTATTAGAAATCGCCTTAATTTTTGAAAGTACCATTCATTTATTGAAAGTTACTACTCCTTCTAATTTTGAAAGCACTTTTGAAGCAACTCAAAAAATTAAGGAATTTGTTACCGAATTTGAGTTACCAAAACACAGTATTTCTATTTACAATGATGTTTCTGTTGAAAAAGGAATCCTAAATTTTTCGCGCGAAATCAATGCTGATTTAATTGCATTGAGTACACATGGCAGAAGTGGATTATCACATTTGTTTTCGGCAAGTGTTACTAAAAATTTATCAAAAAGTGGTTTAAAACCGATGTTAACGATTCGTGTTTAA
- the rimP gene encoding ribosome assembly cofactor RimP has translation MDQAKVRYLVDEALAENEKLFLVDLSISEANKIKVIVDGDEGVSLSECIRISRNVEHNLDRETEDFALEVSTPDISKPIKLQRQYIKNINRILNVKTANEEEIEGTLVAVNEENIVLVWEARVPKLEGKGKMTVEKTATIEYKNIKEAKVKIVF, from the coding sequence ATGGATCAAGCCAAAGTAAGATATTTAGTTGATGAGGCGTTAGCAGAAAATGAAAAACTATTTTTAGTAGATCTTTCAATTTCTGAAGCTAATAAAATCAAAGTAATTGTTGATGGTGATGAAGGGGTGTCATTAAGCGAATGTATAAGAATTAGTAGAAATGTTGAACATAATTTGGATAGAGAAACTGAAGATTTTGCATTAGAAGTTTCAACTCCAGATATTTCAAAACCCATAAAATTACAAAGACAATATATAAAAAACATCAATAGAATATTGAATGTAAAAACGGCAAACGAAGAAGAAATAGAAGGAACCTTAGTTGCTGTAAACGAAGAAAATATTGTGTTAGTTTGGGAAGCAAGAGTCCCAAAATTAGAAGGAAAAGGAAAAATGACTGTTGAAAAAACAGCAACAATAGAGTATAAAAATATCAAAGAAGCAAAAGTGAAGATTGTATTTTAA
- the nusA gene encoding transcription termination factor NusA — MENLALIESFSEFKDNKSIDRVTLMSILEEVFRAALKRKFGSDDNFDIIINPDKGDLEIWRNRVVVADGMSEDDNEEIELSEARKIEPDFEIGEDVSEEVKLVQLGRRAILALRQNLISKIYEHDSTNIFKQFKDLEGELYTAEVHHIRHNAIILLDDDGNEIVLPKSEQIRSDFFRKGDSVRGVVKSVELRGNKPAIILSRTSPLFLTKLFEQEIPEVFDGLITVEGVARIPGEKAKVAVDSYDDRIDPVGACVGVKGSRIHGIVRELGNENIDVINYTKNEQLYIARALSPAKVTSMEIELYESEKNGKKGRVKVVLKPEEVSKAIGKSGVNIRLASELTGYEIDVQREGAEEDVELTEFVDEIEGWIIQEFKNIGLDTARSVLETSVEELVKRTDLEEETILDVQRILREEFEE, encoded by the coding sequence ATGGAAAATTTAGCGTTAATTGAATCGTTTTCTGAATTTAAAGATAACAAAAGTATAGACAGAGTAACATTGATGTCTATTTTAGAAGAAGTTTTTAGAGCAGCTTTAAAAAGAAAGTTTGGCTCTGATGATAACTTTGATATCATCATCAATCCTGATAAAGGAGATTTAGAAATTTGGAGAAATCGTGTGGTGGTTGCAGACGGAATGTCTGAAGATGATAATGAAGAAATAGAATTGAGTGAAGCTCGTAAAATTGAGCCCGATTTTGAAATTGGCGAAGACGTTTCTGAAGAGGTAAAGTTAGTTCAATTAGGTAGAAGAGCTATTTTGGCTTTGCGTCAAAATTTGATTTCAAAAATTTATGAACACGATAGTACCAATATTTTTAAACAATTTAAAGATTTAGAAGGCGAATTATATACTGCTGAAGTGCATCACATTCGTCACAATGCTATCATTTTATTAGATGATGATGGAAACGAAATTGTATTGCCAAAAAGCGAGCAAATTCGTTCAGACTTTTTTAGAAAAGGCGATTCTGTAAGAGGTGTTGTAAAATCTGTTGAATTAAGAGGAAACAAACCTGCGATTATTTTGTCAAGAACATCACCCTTATTTTTAACAAAATTATTTGAACAAGAAATTCCTGAAGTTTTCGACGGTTTAATTACTGTAGAAGGCGTTGCGAGAATTCCAGGTGAAAAAGCAAAAGTAGCAGTAGATTCTTATGATGACAGAATTGATCCAGTTGGTGCTTGTGTTGGTGTAAAAGGATCAAGAATTCACGGAATTGTACGTGAATTAGGAAACGAAAACATCGACGTTATCAATTATACAAAAAACGAACAATTGTATATTGCTAGAGCTTTGAGTCCTGCAAAAGTAACATCTATGGAAATCGAATTGTATGAATCTGAAAAAAATGGTAAAAAAGGACGTGTAAAAGTCGTTTTAAAACCGGAAGAAGTTTCAAAAGCAATTGGAAAAAGTGGTGTAAACATTCGTTTAGCAAGTGAGTTAACAGGTTATGAAATCGATGTTCAAAGAGAAGGCGCTGAAGAAGATGTAGAATTAACAGAGTTTGTTGACGAAATTGAAGGATGGATTATCCAAGAGTTCAAAAACATTGGATTAGATACTGCAAGAAGTGTTTTAGAAACATCAGTAGAAGAATTGGTAAAAAGAACCGATTTAGAAGAAGAAACTATTTTGGATGTTCAACGAATTTTAAGAGAAGAATTCGAAGAGTAA